One Psychrobacillus glaciei genomic region harbors:
- a CDS encoding UDP-N-acetylglucosamine 1-carboxyvinyltransferase produces the protein MEVYKIKGANRLHGTIKVSGAKNSAVALIPASLLANSPVTIEGLPEILDVWTLKEILEEVGAKITFEDGTMTIDPTNIVDMPLPNGNIKKLRASYYLMGALLGKFKKAAIGLPGGCHLGPRPIDQHIKGFEALGATVSNEHGAIYLRADELVGSKIYLDVVSVGATINIMLAAVLAKGRTIIENAAKEPEIIDVATLLSNMGANIKGAGTNVIRIDGVNELHGTKHTIIPDRIEAGTFMIMAAVAGDGITIDNVIPFHVEALTAKLREMGVKVEEYEEQIFIPKPENLQAVDVKTLVYPGFPTDLQQPFSVLMTQATGTSVITDSIYSARFKQIDELRRMSANGRVDGRTAVITGPVNLEAATVRASDLRAGAALVLAGLIADGETEIQDIFHIERGYSSIIEKLQGLGADIRRVEIKEIEVNNE, from the coding sequence ATGGAAGTTTATAAAATAAAAGGTGCAAATCGGCTACATGGAACGATTAAAGTAAGCGGAGCGAAAAATAGTGCAGTAGCACTTATTCCAGCTTCCTTACTGGCGAACTCCCCTGTGACTATAGAAGGTTTACCGGAAATTTTAGACGTATGGACATTAAAAGAAATTTTAGAAGAAGTAGGGGCTAAAATTACATTCGAAGACGGTACAATGACAATCGATCCGACGAATATAGTAGATATGCCGCTCCCAAATGGTAATATAAAAAAACTACGAGCTTCTTACTATTTAATGGGTGCGCTTCTTGGGAAATTTAAAAAAGCTGCCATCGGATTACCTGGAGGATGTCATTTAGGGCCACGCCCAATTGATCAACATATTAAAGGTTTTGAAGCTTTAGGAGCTACTGTTTCCAATGAGCATGGGGCAATTTATTTGCGTGCGGATGAATTAGTAGGATCTAAGATCTATTTAGACGTTGTAAGTGTGGGAGCTACGATTAATATAATGCTTGCTGCTGTACTTGCAAAAGGCAGAACGATCATTGAAAATGCAGCAAAAGAGCCAGAAATCATTGATGTTGCAACTCTTTTATCCAATATGGGTGCGAATATTAAAGGTGCTGGAACGAATGTCATTCGAATTGATGGTGTAAACGAATTACACGGCACGAAGCATACAATTATTCCAGATCGCATTGAAGCAGGTACGTTCATGATTATGGCGGCAGTTGCTGGAGACGGCATCACCATTGATAATGTTATTCCTTTTCATGTGGAAGCATTAACAGCTAAGCTTCGTGAAATGGGCGTTAAAGTGGAAGAGTATGAAGAACAGATTTTTATTCCAAAGCCCGAAAACTTACAAGCGGTAGATGTTAAAACGCTTGTGTATCCGGGATTTCCGACTGATTTACAGCAACCATTTTCGGTATTAATGACGCAAGCTACTGGTACATCGGTTATTACGGATTCCATTTATTCGGCTAGATTTAAACAAATTGATGAACTTCGCCGAATGAGTGCAAATGGACGGGTAGATGGTAGAACTGCTGTCATTACCGGACCAGTAAATCTGGAAGCTGCAACGGTTCGGGCAAGCGACTTACGTGCTGGTGCGGCGCTAGTTCTTGCAGGTTTAATTGCCGATGGAGAAACAGAGATTCAAGATATATTTCATATAGAGCGTGGCTATAGTTCAATTATTGAAAAGCTTCAAGGGCTTGGTGCAGATATTAGACGAGTGGAAATAAAAGAAATAGAAGTAAACAACGAATAA
- the glpX gene encoding class II fructose-bisphosphatase — protein sequence MERSLSMELVRVTEAAAIASARWMGRGLKNEADDAATTAMRTVFDTIPMEGVVVIGEGEMDEAPMLYIGEKLGHGSGGPQVDVAVDPLEGTNIVASGGWNALAVLAIADRGNLLHAPDMYMEKLAVGPEAVGLVDINAPVIDNLRAVARAKNKDIEDVVATILGRPRHQKIIDEIRAAGARIKLITDGDVAGAINTAFDNTGVDILFGMGGAPEGVISAVGLKCLGGEIQGKLIPQDEAELARCIKMGLDVNKILRMEDLVKGDDAIFAATGVTDGELLRGVQFKGAFGSTHSIVMRAKSGTIRFVEGRHSLKKKPNLVL from the coding sequence ATGGAACGTAGTTTATCAATGGAATTAGTCCGAGTAACAGAGGCCGCAGCTATCGCATCAGCACGGTGGATGGGACGAGGATTAAAAAATGAAGCAGACGACGCAGCAACTACTGCTATGCGCACAGTTTTTGACACAATCCCAATGGAAGGTGTCGTTGTAATTGGGGAAGGTGAAATGGACGAAGCACCGATGTTATATATCGGAGAAAAGCTAGGACATGGGTCTGGTGGTCCTCAAGTAGATGTGGCAGTGGATCCTTTAGAAGGTACGAATATCGTGGCTTCAGGTGGATGGAATGCTCTTGCAGTACTTGCAATTGCAGATCGTGGAAATTTACTTCATGCTCCAGATATGTATATGGAAAAGTTAGCAGTCGGTCCTGAAGCAGTTGGTCTAGTGGATATTAACGCACCAGTTATTGATAACTTAAGAGCAGTAGCCCGTGCAAAAAATAAAGATATTGAAGATGTAGTGGCTACCATTTTAGGTCGTCCAAGACACCAAAAAATTATCGATGAAATTAGAGCTGCAGGAGCACGCATCAAGTTAATCACGGATGGCGATGTAGCAGGAGCTATTAATACAGCATTCGATAATACTGGTGTAGATATTCTTTTTGGAATGGGTGGGGCACCTGAAGGGGTTATCTCTGCAGTTGGATTGAAATGCTTAGGCGGAGAAATCCAAGGTAAACTTATTCCTCAAGACGAAGCAGAGCTGGCACGTTGTATCAAAATGGGTCTAGATGTAAATAAAATTTTACGTATGGAAGACTTAGTTAAAGGTGACGACGCTATCTTTGCTGCTACAGGCGTAACGGACGGAGAACTTCTTCGCGGAGTGCAGTTTAAAGGTGCTTTTGGTTCTACTCATTCTATCGTTATGCGTGCAAAATCAGGAACAATCCGATTTGTTGAAGGACGCCATAGCCTAAAGAAAAAACCGAATTTAGTTCTATAA
- the rho gene encoding transcription termination factor Rho, with translation MTQTTINELENMTLKELYALARKYKVATYSKLSKKELIFAILKSRAEQEGFFFMEGVLEIIQQEGFGFLRPINYSPSSEDIYISASQIRRFDLRNGDKVTGKVRPPKESERYYGLLHVELVNGEDPEIAKERVHFPGLTALYPDRHIKLETEPDKLSTRIMDLVAPVGYGQRGLIVAPPKAGKTLLIKEIANAITTNHPNAELIVLLIDERPEEVTDIERSVKADVVSSTFDEVPENHVKVAELVLERAMRLVEHKRDVIILMDSITRLARAYNLVIPPSGRTLSGGIDPAAFHRPKRFFGAARNIEEGGSLTILATALVDTGSRMDEVIYEEFKGTGNLELHLDRSLAERRIFPAIDIRRSGTRKEELLIPKDQLDKLWAIRKTFSDSGDFGERFLKKLRQSKTNEAFFEQLAVEMKAHRSGKVTL, from the coding sequence ATGACACAAACAACTATTAATGAGCTAGAAAATATGACTTTAAAAGAGCTTTATGCCCTTGCACGAAAGTATAAGGTTGCAACTTATAGCAAACTTTCAAAAAAGGAACTTATTTTTGCTATATTAAAATCTCGTGCAGAACAAGAAGGATTTTTCTTCATGGAAGGCGTATTAGAAATTATCCAACAAGAAGGTTTTGGTTTCTTACGCCCTATTAACTATTCTCCAAGTTCTGAAGATATCTATATTTCTGCTTCCCAAATTAGAAGATTTGATTTACGTAACGGAGATAAAGTAACGGGAAAAGTGCGTCCTCCTAAAGAAAGTGAACGCTACTATGGCCTTTTACATGTTGAATTAGTTAATGGTGAAGATCCAGAAATTGCGAAAGAAAGAGTCCATTTTCCAGGACTTACAGCACTTTATCCAGACCGTCATATCAAGCTTGAAACAGAACCAGATAAATTATCGACTCGTATTATGGATTTAGTAGCTCCTGTTGGTTACGGCCAACGTGGATTAATCGTTGCTCCACCAAAAGCTGGTAAAACTTTATTGATTAAAGAAATTGCCAATGCAATTACAACGAATCATCCAAACGCCGAACTAATCGTTTTATTAATAGACGAACGCCCAGAAGAAGTAACGGACATTGAGCGTTCCGTTAAAGCAGATGTGGTAAGTTCTACATTTGATGAAGTACCAGAAAATCATGTAAAAGTAGCGGAGCTTGTTTTAGAAAGAGCGATGCGTTTAGTTGAACATAAACGCGACGTTATCATTTTAATGGATTCGATTACGAGACTTGCTCGCGCATACAATTTAGTAATACCTCCAAGTGGTCGTACGTTATCAGGTGGTATTGATCCAGCAGCATTCCACCGACCAAAACGTTTTTTTGGAGCGGCACGTAATATCGAAGAAGGCGGTAGCTTAACAATTCTTGCTACTGCATTAGTAGATACAGGATCACGTATGGACGAAGTAATTTACGAAGAGTTCAAAGGAACGGGTAATCTAGAACTTCATTTAGACAGAAGTCTTGCGGAACGTCGAATTTTCCCAGCGATCGATATCCGTCGCTCAGGTACACGAAAAGAAGAGCTTCTTATTCCTAAAGATCAACTGGACAAACTTTGGGCAATTCGCAAAACCTTCTCCGATTCAGGAGATTTTGGAGAACGTTTCTTGAAAAAGCTTCGTCAGTCAAAAACAAACGAAGCATTCTTCGAGCAACTCGCAGTAGAAATGAAAGCACATCGTAGTGGAAAAGTGACTCTATAA
- the rpmE gene encoding 50S ribosomal protein L31, translated as MKVGIHPDYKEATVSCSCGNAFTTGSVKSDIKVEFCSECHPFYTGRQKFAAADGRVDRFNKKYGIKEEINE; from the coding sequence ATGAAAGTAGGAATTCATCCCGATTACAAAGAAGCAACAGTATCATGTTCATGTGGTAACGCATTCACAACTGGTTCTGTAAAATCAGACATTAAAGTCGAGTTCTGTAGCGAATGTCACCCATTCTATACTGGACGTCAAAAATTCGCAGCTGCGGATGGCCGTGTTGATCGCTTCAACAAAAAATACGGTATCAAAGAAGAAATTAACGAATAA
- a CDS encoding thymidine kinase: MAQLFYKHGAMNSGKSIEILKVAHNYEEQDKPVIIFTPSIDTRDEIGYISSRIGLKRKATAIYGDTNLYELVKDHSPKPYCVLIDEVQFLKKEHVLQLTKIVDELAIPVMGFGLKNDFQNELFEGSRYMLIYADKIEEMKTICWFCHKKAIMNLRVDENGQPIYTGEQIHIGGNDSYYPVCRKCHANPPL, encoded by the coding sequence ATGGCGCAATTATTTTATAAGCATGGTGCAATGAATAGTGGCAAATCGATAGAAATTCTAAAAGTAGCACATAATTACGAGGAACAAGATAAACCGGTAATCATTTTTACGCCTAGCATTGATACAAGAGATGAAATTGGGTATATCTCAAGTAGAATAGGATTAAAGAGAAAAGCTACAGCGATTTACGGGGATACAAATTTATATGAATTGGTGAAAGATCATTCACCAAAACCATATTGTGTCTTAATTGACGAAGTGCAATTTTTGAAAAAAGAGCATGTCTTACAATTAACAAAAATTGTAGATGAATTAGCTATTCCCGTAATGGGATTTGGGTTAAAAAATGACTTTCAAAATGAGTTATTTGAAGGTAGTCGTTATATGTTAATATACGCGGATAAAATTGAGGAAATGAAAACAATTTGTTGGTTCTGCCATAAAAAAGCGATTATGAATTTGCGCGTAGATGAAAATGGACAACCTATCTACACTGGAGAGCAAATCCATATTGGTGGCAACGATTCGTATTATCCAGTATGCCGAAAATGCCATGCAAATCCACCTTTATAA
- the prfA gene encoding peptide chain release factor 1 — MFDRLQSVEDRYDKLNELLSDPDVVNDINKLRQYSKEQSDLQDTVDAYREYKEVKSQHKDAKLMLDEKLDADMRDMVKEEVNDLVAQIEVLEERLRLLLIPKDPNDDKNVIMEIRGAAGGDEAALFAGNLFRMYSRYAETQNWKVDIMDSSPTGLGGFKEIIFMINGNNAYSKMKYENGAHRVQRVPETESGGRIHTSTATVAVLPEAEEVEVEIHEKDIRTDTFASSGAGGQSVNTTMSAVRLTHLPTGITVSMQDEKSQIKNKEKAMKILRARVADKFRQEAQAEYDAVRKSAVGTGDRSERIRTYNYPQNRVTDHRIGLTIQKLDQILEGKLDEVVDALILEDQADKLERLNDTNV; from the coding sequence ATGTTTGATCGATTACAATCGGTAGAAGATCGTTATGATAAATTAAATGAATTGCTTAGTGACCCAGATGTGGTAAATGATATAAATAAGCTGAGACAATATTCAAAAGAGCAATCGGATTTGCAGGATACAGTGGACGCGTACCGTGAATACAAAGAGGTCAAAAGTCAACATAAAGATGCAAAATTGATGTTAGATGAAAAGCTTGATGCAGATATGCGGGACATGGTGAAGGAAGAAGTAAATGATTTGGTAGCTCAAATTGAGGTATTAGAAGAGCGACTTAGACTTTTATTAATACCGAAGGATCCAAATGATGATAAAAACGTTATTATGGAGATTCGCGGAGCTGCTGGGGGAGATGAGGCAGCATTATTTGCTGGTAATCTATTCCGTATGTACAGTCGCTACGCGGAAACGCAAAACTGGAAAGTAGATATTATGGATTCTTCTCCGACAGGTCTTGGTGGTTTCAAAGAAATTATTTTCATGATTAATGGGAATAATGCGTATTCGAAAATGAAATACGAAAATGGTGCGCACCGTGTACAGCGTGTTCCGGAAACAGAGTCTGGTGGACGTATTCATACGTCAACGGCTACAGTAGCAGTTCTTCCTGAAGCAGAAGAAGTAGAAGTGGAAATTCATGAAAAAGATATTCGTACCGATACATTTGCATCTTCTGGTGCGGGTGGACAATCAGTTAATACAACGATGTCCGCTGTTCGTTTGACGCATCTTCCAACTGGAATTACAGTTTCGATGCAAGATGAAAAATCGCAAATTAAAAACAAAGAAAAAGCCATGAAAATTCTTCGAGCACGTGTTGCGGACAAATTCCGTCAAGAAGCACAAGCGGAATATGATGCTGTCCGAAAATCCGCAGTTGGTACCGGTGACCGCTCCGAACGAATTCGCACATATAACTATCCACAAAATCGTGTAACCGATCACCGTATTGGATTAACGATTCAAAAACTCGACCAAATCCTAGAAGGAAAGCTTGATGAAGTAGTCGATGCATTAATATTAGAAGATCAAGCAGACAAGCTAGAAAGATTGAACGATACCAATGTATAA
- the prmC gene encoding peptide chain release factor N(5)-glutamine methyltransferase — MYKTIYEALNRASSFLEENNREKEVARYLLQYVLKKNYSQLMFAMYEELSAENLQIFWSYVEEHATGRPFQYIIGQETFYGRDFFVDESVLIPRPETEELIEEVKKRVKPLFEANKILQIADIGTGSGAIAVTIKKEIPIAKVTATDISQQALEMAMKNAQLLDAEIQFKLGDLLVPLADQKWDIILSNPPYIGQQEADSLSDTVIDYEPHLALFAEEEGLQLYRKMVEQLPSMMNIPSFIGFEIGFEQGPAVQSMLQTAFPAALVEIVKDINKKNRFVFCTITE; from the coding sequence ATGTATAAAACAATTTATGAGGCCCTAAATCGGGCTTCTTCTTTTTTAGAAGAAAACAATCGAGAAAAAGAAGTAGCTCGTTATTTGTTGCAGTATGTGCTAAAGAAAAACTATTCACAATTGATGTTTGCTATGTACGAGGAGTTATCCGCAGAAAATCTTCAAATATTTTGGTCATATGTTGAAGAACATGCAACTGGGCGTCCGTTTCAATATATTATTGGACAGGAAACCTTTTACGGTCGAGATTTCTTTGTAGATGAAAGCGTCTTAATACCACGACCGGAAACAGAAGAATTAATAGAAGAAGTAAAAAAACGTGTAAAGCCTCTTTTCGAAGCAAATAAAATCCTGCAAATTGCTGATATTGGTACAGGAAGTGGCGCAATAGCTGTCACTATAAAAAAAGAAATACCTATTGCAAAAGTTACGGCAACGGATATATCCCAACAAGCGCTTGAAATGGCGATGAAAAATGCGCAGTTATTAGATGCAGAAATTCAATTCAAACTAGGTGATTTACTAGTGCCGCTAGCTGATCAAAAATGGGATATTATCCTATCAAATCCACCATACATTGGTCAGCAAGAAGCAGATTCTCTTTCCGATACGGTAATTGATTATGAACCACATTTAGCATTGTTTGCAGAGGAAGAGGGGCTGCAATTATATCGAAAAATGGTAGAACAGCTACCTTCTATGATGAATATTCCTAGTTTCATTGGCTTTGAGATTGGCTTTGAACAAGGGCCAGCTGTACAAAGTATGCTGCAAACAGCTTTTCCAGCAGCTCTTGTAGAAATAGTAAAAGACATAAATAAAAAAAATCGTTTTGTTTTTTGTACAATTACTGAATAA
- a CDS encoding stage II sporulation protein R: MLPDYEIKRATPRIGKQIDAIIFFVWMLLLIQFCLFFLFQSTDQADGLRFRLIANSNTMEDQQVKNEVKNNIEPLLIQYQNNPQSYAELEQVVDKLSEKFEQKIYLSTGLALFPPKVWNQGIAAQTNVESVVITIGSGRGDNWWCALFPKVCYKEEVVKEKPKFWIWEWLKKKFST; the protein is encoded by the coding sequence ATGTTACCAGATTATGAGATAAAGAGAGCTACTCCAAGAATTGGCAAACAAATAGATGCTATTATTTTCTTCGTGTGGATGTTACTTCTTATTCAATTTTGTTTGTTTTTCTTATTTCAATCGACCGATCAAGCAGATGGACTACGTTTTCGATTGATCGCAAATAGTAATACAATGGAAGACCAACAGGTAAAGAATGAAGTGAAAAATAATATTGAGCCTCTTTTGATTCAATATCAAAATAATCCACAAAGTTATGCAGAACTTGAACAAGTTGTGGATAAGTTATCAGAAAAGTTTGAACAAAAAATTTATTTATCCACAGGCTTGGCTTTATTTCCACCAAAAGTGTGGAATCAAGGAATAGCAGCACAAACAAATGTGGAATCTGTTGTGATAACAATTGGGAGTGGCCGCGGCGATAACTGGTGGTGTGCACTGTTTCCAAAAGTATGCTACAAAGAAGAAGTAGTGAAAGAGAAGCCAAAGTTTTGGATATGGGAATGGTTAAAAAAGAAGTTTTCCACATAA
- a CDS encoding L-threonylcarbamoyladenylate synthase — protein MKTQIASVDNLSTEEQSYTQAIDLLKAGETVAFPTETVYGLGAVATNELAVSKIFEAKGRPQDNPLIVHIGEIEELMSFTKNIPQIAKDCMDAFWPGPLTLILPLKPNSLARNVSAGLDTVGVRMPEHPVALELLRRLKLPVAAPSANRSGKPSPTKAMHVLHDLNGKIPLIVDGGATGIGLESTVLDVTSKVPTILRPGGITKEMLEKVIGPVNESKPTDHAEAPRAPGMKYAHYAPNAPVYLIENSELTVRNAVEKIHSDSQKVVLIAREQYADIEVDYFFSLGKENQLQDAAHLLYEALRSCDETDADLVLVPVFLKEGVGTAIMNRLEKAANGNWYAK, from the coding sequence ATGAAAACACAAATTGCGAGTGTGGATAACTTATCCACAGAAGAACAAAGTTATACACAAGCAATTGATTTATTAAAAGCAGGAGAAACGGTGGCTTTCCCGACAGAAACTGTATATGGACTAGGTGCTGTTGCAACAAATGAATTAGCGGTAAGTAAAATTTTTGAAGCAAAGGGAAGACCACAGGATAATCCACTAATTGTGCACATCGGTGAAATAGAAGAACTCATGTCTTTCACGAAGAATATTCCGCAAATAGCGAAGGATTGCATGGATGCTTTTTGGCCAGGTCCCCTCACACTTATACTTCCCCTAAAGCCAAATTCACTTGCAAGAAATGTATCAGCTGGATTAGATACAGTAGGAGTTAGAATGCCTGAACATCCGGTAGCGCTTGAATTGCTTAGACGTTTAAAACTACCAGTTGCTGCTCCGAGTGCGAATAGAAGTGGAAAACCAAGTCCTACTAAAGCGATGCACGTACTCCACGACTTGAACGGTAAAATCCCTTTAATAGTTGATGGTGGTGCGACAGGTATTGGTTTAGAGTCAACAGTATTAGATGTTACATCCAAAGTACCAACGATTCTTCGTCCAGGTGGAATCACAAAAGAAATGCTCGAAAAAGTAATCGGACCAGTCAATGAATCAAAACCGACAGATCATGCAGAAGCACCTCGTGCACCGGGTATGAAATATGCTCACTATGCCCCAAATGCCCCTGTCTATTTAATTGAAAATTCCGAACTAACCGTACGAAATGCGGTCGAAAAAATACATAGCGATTCTCAAAAGGTAGTTTTAATCGCACGTGAACAGTACGCTGATATCGAGGTAGATTACTTTTTTTCATTGGGAAAAGAAAATCAATTACAAGACGCGGCACACTTATTGTATGAAGCACTAAGAAGTTGTGATGAAACAGATGCAGACTTAGTGCTTGTTCCTGTTTTCTTAAAAGAAGGAGTAGGAACCGCTATTATGAATCGATTAGAAAAAGCTGCAAACGGCAATTGGTATGCTAAGTAA
- a CDS encoding manganese efflux pump MntP has product MWREILAGVLMSVDVLILFSLVSYRKQVFTIAAWVASLHMLFPLIGYYAGIVVQNYLQHASPYLSGVLLSLVGLQMIITQSPKQVPLFSPYLLAMVASIDTFSVSISFGMLKVEKFIFILSAGIFSFLAVFIAQKVIFKHAFMNRAIIMRLAGLVLLLMGILTLRNI; this is encoded by the coding sequence TTGTGGCGTGAAATTTTAGCAGGCGTTTTGATGTCTGTAGACGTGCTTATATTGTTTTCACTTGTATCGTATCGAAAACAAGTTTTTACCATTGCTGCGTGGGTAGCTTCATTACATATGCTTTTCCCTTTAATCGGTTATTACGCTGGAATCGTTGTGCAAAACTATTTGCAACATGCAAGTCCTTATTTATCTGGAGTTCTTCTTTCGCTAGTTGGTTTACAAATGATTATTACGCAATCTCCTAAACAAGTTCCGCTATTCTCTCCTTATCTTCTTGCTATGGTTGCAAGTATTGATACCTTTTCAGTAAGTATTTCGTTTGGTATGCTTAAAGTGGAAAAGTTTATATTTATCTTAAGCGCTGGAATCTTTTCTTTTTTGGCTGTATTTATTGCTCAAAAAGTCATTTTTAAACATGCATTTATGAATCGAGCGATTATTATGCGTCTAGCTGGACTAGTTCTTTTATTGATGGGAATTCTGACTTTACGAAATATTTAA
- a CDS encoding low molecular weight protein arginine phosphatase, producing MRNILFVCTGNTCRSPIAEALLRARCLDNVEVRSAGIYAMNGGNISLNGQLVLNNALIPFAHETTALDERLVDWADLILTMTFSHKQTIVQAFPHTKTKVYMYKEFVTPQNVQDVSDPYGGDLCTYENTFQEILALTDELVKRLRGD from the coding sequence ATGAGAAATATATTGTTTGTTTGTACGGGAAATACATGTCGAAGTCCGATAGCAGAGGCGTTATTAAGGGCTCGTTGTTTAGATAATGTGGAAGTTCGTTCAGCAGGTATTTATGCAATGAACGGAGGAAATATATCTTTAAATGGGCAATTAGTATTAAATAATGCTCTGATACCGTTTGCTCATGAAACAACTGCATTAGATGAGCGATTAGTAGATTGGGCAGATCTTATCTTAACGATGACATTTTCTCATAAACAAACAATCGTTCAAGCGTTTCCACATACTAAAACCAAAGTGTATATGTACAAAGAGTTTGTAACACCCCAAAATGTACAAGATGTCTCAGATCCTTACGGTGGGGACCTGTGTACATATGAAAACACGTTTCAAGAAATACTTGCACTGACAGATGAACTAGTGAAAAGACTCCGGGGGGATTAG
- a CDS encoding methyl-accepting chemotaxis protein: MKEKKKKYSFGLQKKIVLFVTVLAIITYTTSAIFINFIQPLIFESATKSFNFEIAMYALGIFWSAVLAYFFSGVIIKPLFNLEKVATLASEGKIGVDVNVPKSKDEIQSVAIAFQTMLVNLREMVQSIEDNFEKTNNTVQQLSEQSSGASVQAEAIAHTIAQISQGAEQSAVAVQETAESVEDVRVLASEVNKRAEESSVQSKEMIAGLAQTTDVIESLVNGIRKIASGSEAALGNVQQLEENAGKVESIIQLVGDIAAQTNLLALNASIEAARAGEHGKGFAVVAEEVRKLADESAKAVQGISELILAIQKDVQTVVQQMTNQVSFAVGEAKRVSDTNAAIEGMSNKIHNMAGSVVEISTLIEQQLTNIESTARQSQEVAAIAEETSAGAEEVRSSTDEQARSIEQIDHLSEGLKQQSNELFKVISQFDRTTQ, translated from the coding sequence ATGAAAGAGAAAAAGAAGAAGTATTCATTTGGACTACAAAAAAAGATTGTATTATTTGTCACCGTTTTAGCTATTATTACATACACAACAAGTGCAATTTTTATAAACTTTATACAACCGCTAATATTTGAAAGTGCAACAAAATCATTCAATTTTGAAATAGCTATGTATGCTTTGGGTATTTTTTGGTCGGCTGTACTAGCTTATTTTTTCAGTGGGGTAATTATAAAGCCTTTATTTAATTTAGAAAAAGTTGCAACCCTTGCTTCAGAAGGGAAAATTGGTGTGGATGTAAATGTGCCAAAATCCAAAGATGAAATTCAATCTGTTGCTATTGCTTTCCAAACAATGCTTGTGAACTTAAGAGAAATGGTCCAAAGTATTGAAGATAATTTTGAGAAGACAAATAATACTGTCCAGCAATTATCGGAACAATCGTCTGGTGCTTCTGTGCAAGCTGAAGCAATCGCCCATACAATTGCGCAAATTTCACAAGGCGCAGAACAATCGGCTGTAGCAGTGCAAGAAACTGCGGAATCAGTAGAAGATGTAAGAGTGCTTGCATCTGAAGTAAATAAACGTGCAGAAGAATCATCTGTTCAATCCAAGGAAATGATTGCAGGTTTAGCACAAACAACAGATGTTATTGAATCACTTGTAAATGGCATTCGAAAAATTGCCTCGGGAAGTGAAGCAGCACTAGGAAATGTACAACAATTGGAAGAGAACGCAGGAAAAGTAGAAAGTATTATTCAATTAGTAGGGGATATTGCGGCGCAAACGAATCTACTGGCGCTAAATGCATCCATCGAAGCAGCACGTGCTGGCGAGCATGGAAAAGGTTTTGCAGTTGTAGCAGAAGAAGTTCGCAAATTAGCGGATGAAAGTGCAAAAGCTGTTCAAGGCATTTCCGAATTAATCCTTGCCATTCAAAAAGATGTGCAAACAGTTGTGCAGCAAATGACTAACCAAGTTAGCTTTGCGGTAGGGGAAGCAAAAAGAGTATCTGATACAAACGCAGCAATCGAAGGGATGTCCAATAAAATCCATAACATGGCTGGGTCTGTTGTCGAAATATCAACACTCATTGAACAACAATTAACTAATATTGAAAGTACTGCTCGTCAATCGCAAGAAGTAGCTGCGATTGCAGAAGAAACATCAGCGGGTGCGGAAGAAGTGAGAAGTTCCACAGATGAGCAAGCCCGCTCGATTGAACAAATCGACCATTTATCTGAAGGACTGAAACAACAATCGAATGAGCTGTTTAAAGTGATAAGTCAATTTGATCGAACTACACAATAA
- the rpiB gene encoding ribose 5-phosphate isomerase B has protein sequence MKIAISSDHGGNNLRKEIIQQLEELGLSYKDFGPTNNDSVDYPDYAMPVTEGVASGDFDRGILICGTGIGMSIAANKVKGIRCALVHDVFSAKATRCHNDSNVLAMGERVIGPGLAREIVATWLAQDFEGGRHERRIEKITALENA, from the coding sequence TTGAAAATAGCCATTTCTTCCGATCACGGTGGTAATAACCTACGTAAAGAAATTATACAACAGCTAGAAGAGCTTGGACTTTCCTATAAGGACTTCGGTCCAACTAATAACGATTCAGTCGATTATCCAGACTATGCGATGCCGGTTACAGAAGGTGTTGCTAGTGGAGATTTTGATCGTGGAATATTAATTTGTGGTACAGGTATTGGAATGTCAATTGCAGCAAATAAAGTAAAAGGTATTCGTTGTGCATTAGTACATGATGTGTTTTCTGCAAAAGCAACGAGATGTCATAATGATTCTAATGTCCTTGCGATGGGTGAACGAGTAATAGGTCCTGGACTTGCAAGGGAAATCGTTGCAACGTGGCTTGCGCAAGATTTTGAAGGTGGACGCCATGAGCGTCGTATTGAGAAAATTACTGCATTAGAAAACGCATAA